In Raphanus sativus cultivar WK10039 chromosome 5, ASM80110v3, whole genome shotgun sequence, the following proteins share a genomic window:
- the LOC108859445 gene encoding LOW QUALITY PROTEIN: putative UDP-glucuronate:xylan alpha-glucuronosyltransferase 5 (The sequence of the model RefSeq protein was modified relative to this genomic sequence to represent the inferred CDS: deleted 2 bases in 1 codon), whose product MGLKIKNKSRRILMFYLTLMSFSFLGLVVTFKPLFLLNPMISSPSIVEIRYSLPTQVNRIPRWFQLIKNHLPEKKIRVGLLNIEENERERYEATGTSILENVHVTLDPLPKNLTWESLFPVWIDEEHKWHAPKCPEVPLPRMEGSDADVDVVVVKVPCDGVSEDKGLRDVFRLQVNLAAAKLAVESERRHVDRTVYVVFIGSCGPMHEIFRCDERVRRVGQYWLYRPNLEKLKQKLAMPVGSCQIATQLAQLDQEAWRQEKNETLTSTTALSSSSGAQRVGYVTLLHSSEVYVCGAIALAQSIRQSGSTHDMILLHDDSITNTSRIGLSRAGWKLRQVKRIRSPFSKKGSYNEWNYSKLRVWQVTDYDKLVFIDADFIIAKNVDYLFSYPQLSAAGNDEVLFNSGVMVLEPSACLFEELMAKSFKIKSYNGGDQGFLNEYFVWWHRLPKRVNTMKFFGAESKNDQRRHLPDNLEGIHYLGLKPWLCYRDYDCNWDLKSRRVYASESVHEKWWKVYDKMPKKLRGYCGLTRKMVKNIEKWRKTAKVNGLPERHWRIQVRDPRKKNLLD is encoded by the exons TTGTTCCTTCTCAACCCCATGATCAGTTCTCCATCGATAGTTGAGATTCGTTACTCTTTACCAACGCAAGTTAACCGGATCCCGAGATG g TTCCAACTAATCAAGAACCATCTTCCGGAGAAAAAGATCAGAGTTGGTCTTCTCAATATCGAAGAAAACGAGCGTGAGAGGTACGAGGCAACGGGGACGTCGATCTTGGAGAACGTCCACGTGACGCTAGATCCTCTTCCGAAGAATCTGACGTGGGAGAGTTTATTTCCTGTGTGGATCGACGAGGAGCACAAATGGCACGCGCCAAAGTGTCCAGAGGTCCCTCTCCCTCGTATGGAAGGTTCTGATGCTGACGTGGACGTCGTCGTAGTAAAAGTGCCGTGCGATGGGGTTTCGGAGGATAAAGGGTTGAGAGACGTTTTCCGGCTACAGGTGAATCTGGCAGCAGCGAAGCTGGCCGTGGAGAGTGAGCGGAGGCACGTTGACCGGACGGTGTACGTTGTCTTTATCGGGTCATGTGGACCCATGCATGAGATCTTTAGGTGTGATGAGCGCGTAAGGCGCGTAGGGCAATACTGGTTGTATAGACCTAATCTAGAGAAGTTGAAGCAAAAGCTTGCCATGCCTGTTGGTTCTTGTCAGATTGCAACGCAGCTTGCTCAATTag ATCAAGAAGCATGGAGACAAGAGAAGAACGAAACTCTCACATCAACAACcgcattatcatcatcatctggtGCCCAACGTGTCGGCTACGTGACGTTACTCCACTCATCCGAGGTC TACGTATGCGGGGCAATAGCCTTAGCACAAAGCATAAGACAATCTGGCTCAACGCATGACATGATACTCCTCCACGACGACTCCATAACCAACACATCTCGTATTGGCCTTAGCCGTGCCGGCTGGAAACTACGGCAAGTCAAGAGAATCCGTAGCCCTTTCTCCAAGAAGGGTTCTTACAACGAGTGGAACTACAGTAAGTTACGTGTGTGGCAAGTAACAGATTACGATAAGTTAGTGTTTATAGACGCAGATTTCATCATCGCCAAGAATGTTGATTATCTTTTCTCATATCCTCAACTTTCTGCTGCTGGCAACGACGAAGTCTTGTTCAACTCCGGAGTCATG GTTCTGGAGCCATCAGCTTGTTTGTTCGAGGAACTGATGGCGAAGTCGTTCAAGATTAAGTCTTATAACGGAGGAGACCAAGGTTTTCTGAACGAATACTTTGTGTGGTGGCATAGGTTACCTAAACGTGTGAACACGATGAAGTTCTTCGGTGCTGAAAGCAAGAACGACCAAAGACGTCATCTCCCGGACAATTTAGAGGGGATACACTACTTGGGACTAAAACCATGGCTATGTTACAGAGACTATGATTGTAACTGGGACTTGAAATCGCGGCGTGTGTACGCAAGTGAGTCGGTGCATGAGAAATGGTGGAAAGTGTATGACAAGATGCCGAAGAAGTTGAGAGGCTATTGTGGTTTGACTCGTAAGATGGTGAAGAACATTGAGAAGTGGAGGAAAACCGCAAAGGTTAATGGTTTACCTGAAAGGCATTGGAGAATTCAAGTGAGAGATCCAAGGAAGAAGAACCTTCTTG
- the LOC130512824 gene encoding ABC transporter C family member 12-like → MLGELSHGETSNVVIRGSVAYVPQVSWIFNATVRENIIFGSDFEPERYWRAIEVTALLRDVILQRLENVGVNISGGQKQRMSMARAVYSNSDVYIFDDPLSALDAHVAQQVFNLFILYL, encoded by the exons ATGTTGGGAGAGTTGTCTCATGGTGAAACCTCAAACGTTGTTATTAGAGGCTCCGTAGCTTATGTTCCTCAAGTTTCATGGATCTTCAATGCCACT GTGCGTGAAAACATTATATTTGGTTCGGATTTTGAACCGGAAAGATACTGGAGAGCTATTGAAGTGACTGCATTACTCAG GGACGTGATCTTACAGAGATTGGAGAACGTGGGGGTGAATATCAGCGGAGGGCAGAAGCAGAGAATGTCAATGGCTAGGGCAGTCTACTCAAATTCAGATGTTTACATATTCGACGATCCTTTGAGTGCTTTAGATGCTCACGTTGCTCAGCaggtatttaatttatttattctttactTATAG